Within Runella rosea, the genomic segment GCGCCAATTCAGGTTTTTGCTGACTTTCCTGAAAAATGGGTTATAGCTACCGCCATTCTGAAAATCTTCGTGGACAATTTGGTTAAGTACTGTCTCTTGCGAAGTTTCTTTTGTGGGCACTTCTGGGAGTATATGCTCGCCTGCTGGCGTAATCTCTTCAGCTTTGGGTAATTTTTCACTCAACCGACTCCAAAGGTCATCAGAAGGCTCATGCACATCAAATGCCTCGCGGTTGTCTCTGACGAATCGTTGCAGTTTATCTTTCATTTTCTTGGTATTTTTGGTACGCAGTGTTGATTATTAAATACTTATTGTACATTAATATTCTCTACTTGCGGCTCAATTGTCACTTCTATTACTTAATAGTTCCAATAATTTTTTCTTTCCCCGCATGTATTGCGTGCGGGAGGTACTTTCACTGATGTTGAGGATTTCACCGATTTCTTCGTGGTCGTATCCTTCAAACAAATACAGAGAAAGAACGACTCGATATCCTTCGGGGAGTTGGGCAATTCCTCTTCGAACGCGTTCAACGTCCATTTGAATACCTTCTTCGTCTGTCGGAGCATCGTCGGCAATGTCGTGGTCATCATCTCCGTAGCCATAGCCTTCGATGTCAACAAGTTGCATTTTTCGTTGACGGAGGTGATTGATGGCTTTATTGACCACAATCTGCTTCAGCCACGCCCCAAACGTGGACTGCCCCCTGAACGTATGTAAATTGCAAAAAGCATCCAAAAACGCTTCTTGCAGCACGTCTTCGGCTTCCCCAATATGGTTTACCACCCGTACACATACGTTCAACATGGATTTCGAATAAAGCTTGTACAGTTCATACTGGGCTTTTCTATCTCCTTGTTTACAGCGTTCAACGAGTTCGACGTGTTTGTCTATGTAATGTTTAGGTTCCAATCGGCTGTATTTTCGAGGTAATGACAATGGATAAAATCAAATGTTGCATCGATTTGAAAAAAAATGTTTTGTAAAACATTTTCACCGTTACACACTTCAAAACATAGTGACAAAATCTGCAAAATGCGCGTAAAATCCTAAAATCAATTGGCTAACTTTGGCGCAAATGAAGCAGAAAGAGGTATGGTCAGGATATATTATCGTGAAGGCAAGCAGATTAAACGTGAAACCGACGTCCGGGAAATAGGGCATCTGAAAAGCATTTTGTGGATAGATTTACAATCGCCCACCCAGGAAGAAGAAGAATGGGTGGAGACAAAGTGTGATATTAGTTTTCAAACCCCGCAAGAGATTGTCGAAATTGAGAGCAGTTCGCGGTATTTTGAACAAAATAATACCATCAACGCTAACTCCAATTTCCTCAAAATCAGTGCAGAGGGCTACGTTATTTATCCTGTCTCGATTTTGATTCGGGAGGGGGTACTGTTTACTTATAGAAGCGGAGATTCCAAGACTTTCGCCGATACAGTGCGAAAAATGAAGGTGAGTCAGGAAACGTTTCAGAGCGGGGTAGACATGTTGTTGCTGCTACTCGAAACTAGAATCGAAAGCGATGCGGATGTGTTGGAAGGTTTATCAAAAGATATTTCAAACATCAGCAAAGACCTTAACCGGGAACAAAAAGCAAAACAGGATATTCTGCTGAAGATTAACATGATGCAGGAGAATACCATGCTCCTACGCGAAACCATCATCGACAAGCAGCGCGTATTGTCGGGCATTTTGAGAAGTCAGTTTTTTCCTGAAGACCGTAAAGAGCGTCTGCGTATTGTTTTGAAAGATATAAGTTCGTTGCTTGAATACAGCACCTTCAACTTTGAGCGACTGGAGTATCTTCAAAATACGTTTATGGGCTTGATTAATCTTGAACAAAACCAAATCATCAAGATTTTTACCGTTTTCACCATCATCTTTATGCCCCCCACATTGATTGCGGGGATTTTTGGGATGAATTACAGCATTTTACCCACAAGTACGCATCAGTATGGATTTTGGTTTTCGTTACTGCTGATGGCCTGTTCGATGGCTGGAATGTGGTTTTTCTTTAAGCGAAAGCACTGGATTTAAAATCGTTAAGATTAGAGGGGCAAATTATAAAAAGAGAAGGGTAGCCAACGGCTACCCTTCTCTTTTTATAGGCTACAAAGATAAAACTGCTTAGTTTTTCTTCACGGGAGCAGGTGTTGCAGGCTTGTTAGCTGCGGGCTGCTGTGGAGTAGTTGCTGGCTTTAATTGCTGAACGGCAGCTTCGGCAGCGGCTTTTTGCTGCTTTTCGATTTCGGCAGGATCAACGCCTAATTTCTTCAACACAAGGTTGCTTACGTTCAACTCGTCAGAACCAGCAAACAGAATGATTGGGGTGGTTTGTGCACCACCGTCCATATTGAGGATGTAGGTATAGCTGTTTTCTTTACCCACCGCTTCAATAGCCGTGTTGATTTTAATCAATACTGGCTGAATCAATTGCTGTTGTTTTTTCTGCAATGATTCCTGTGAAGTGCGTTGAAAATCTTGAAAATCTGTTTGAAGACGGCTCAGTTCCTTTTCTTTATCAGCACGGATGATTTCCGACCACTTAGTTGCGTTTTGCTCGTAGGCTTTATATTTATCTTCAAACTCCTTCTGCTTGTCCTGCATTGCTTTTTGAATTTGTTGCTGCTGGATTTGGAGTTCGTTTTCGATTTTTTTGCTTTCGGGTAATACTGACAAGATATAGTCTACATTGGTCCAACCGATTTTAGGGGCTTGTTGGGCTTTCGTTTCTACTCCGATTAAAGCTACAATGGCTATTAGGGCCACGATGAATTTGCTCTTCATTTTTATCTACTGTTTTGGTTTGGTTGTTTTATTTGGGGTATCCGTTGCATTTGGTTTAGCCGCAGGCGTATTAACGCCGGGTGTACTCGTTTTATTATTTTTCGTGTCTGTTACTAAGCCCAATTCTTCCATTACATAATCAGTGTAATCATGGACGGGGTTTGAATAGATAATGACAAAATCACTTGATTTGTCAAGCAGCATATCCAATCTCCGTTGCCGACATACGCGCTCACTGGCTTTGTATACTTGGTCGGTAATGGGTTTGATGAGTTCTTTTTTCTTTTGAAACAGCAACCCTTCAAAGCCGAAAATTTTATTGTTATACTCTCTTGCTTCGCGTTCTTTGTCGTTGATTTCCTGCTGGCGTTTGCGTTTCATTTCGTCCGTCAGCAATACTTCTTCGGCTTGGTAGAGGCGTTGCAGCTTGTCTATTTCGGCATATTTATCCTGAATTTCCTTGGCCCAACGATCTGAAAATTTATCCAATTCGGCTTGCGCTTTTTGATAATCAGGCATTTTTGTCGTTACATACTCCATATCGATATACCCTAATTTCTGGGCTGATAATGAGTAGGTTACTAGAACAAACTGCAAAAGTAGTAAAAGCCGGCGGGTTTTCATACATCTTTTGGATTTTGAAGACCGGATAATAGGCATCGCTTTTTCTCTTTTTCAACGCCCGGTATCCAAAATCTGCTTTTTTATCTAAGTTGTTGTCCAATCGTAAAGTGGAATTGGGGCCCGCTACGTTTGGTTTGCCCTGGTAGCGGATCAAATCCATACGCCCAGTCGATACCGATAAGACCAAAAGCAGGCATAAATATACGTGCTCCAACCCCGGCAGAACGTTTAAGGTCAAACGGATTGAAATCTTTGTATTTTTTCTGCGGCGCATCGGTTCCCCAGTTGTTGCCTGCTTCGGCAAATACCAAACCAAAAATGGTAGCCGAAGGGTTGAGTGAGAGAGGGTAGCGGAGCTCCATGACGTATTTACTGTATGCAACCCCTCCAAGACTTGATGCCACTCCCGTGTTGGTGGCACCAGTCGTTTGAGAGGCGTCAGTTGTACTTAAACGGTTATAGATTGGAACAAGAGCGCGGTCAGCATACCCACGTAAACCGATAATATCCTGTGCCAACGCAAACATCCCATAACCTGCCAACCCTGAGCCTCCCAGCACGAATCGCTCAAAAGGACTGATGGAAAGATTTTGGTTGTATCTACCCAAAAAGCCTAAATGGGCACGGGTACTGAGTACTAATTTGCCTGCTACGGTCTGGAACCAACTGGCGTCAAACATCCACTTATGGTATTCTACCCATTTATACTGTGCTTCCTTGGTATCAAAACTAGTTTTGCCTGTAAGTGCCGAATAAGGAGGGGTAAAGGTTCCGCTCAAAGAGAACGAAGACCCTCCACGTGGGAACTGCGGGTTGTCAATAGTGTTGCGCGATAACGTCAGGTTAAGCGTTAAGTTGTTTGAAACCCCGTTAGGATAACCGATTCCGAACAAGTCAAGGCTATCCATTCGGTAGCGCTGATAAGACAATGCCGAACTCAACACAAAATAACGATCTGGGATTTTAAGACGCTTTCCGAGAGAAACCGTAACACCCGTGTTTTTGTAAGAACCCAAGAAATTTAAGGCGCTGCTGTTTGAGCGGGTATAAAAATTAGAATAATCAACGGTACGATATACGGTACGGCTGAGGTTTATTCCAAAGGTTACGGGTTTTTTACCGCCTAGCCAAGGTTCGGTAAAGCTAATCGAATACGTTTGGAATTGACGCCCACTTGCTTGGAAACGTACTGCCAATTTCTGCCCGTCGCCGGAAGGTAGGGGCTTCCAAGCTTTCAGATTGCCGATATTTTTTGTAGAGAAATTGTTGAAAACCAATCCTAACGTACCTACAAATCCGATAAATCCACCCCAACCGCCAGAAAGCTCAATTTGGTCACTTGGTTTTTCTTCTACGGTGTATTCAATATCTACGGTGCCATCTTCGGGGTGAGGAATAGGCTGAATACCAATTTTTTCCGCATCAAAGTAACCCAATTGTGAAAGCTGGCGCTGCGTGTTGATAATTTCCGTTTTGCTGAATTTTTGGCCCGGCAACGTAAATAGCTCGCGCATTACGACGTGGTCGCTGGTTTTGGTGTTTCCGTTTAAGATAATCTTATTGATGGTGGCCTGTTTGCCCTCAAAAATCCGCATTTCGACGTCAATCGAATCTCCTTCGATAGATTTTTCAACGGGACGGCAGTTGTAGTACAAGTAGCCATCATCCATATAAAGTGAGCTTACGTCCTGCCCAGGATTGGCTTCAAGGCGTTTTTGGATTTCTTCAGGATTGTAGATATCTCCTTTTTTCAACCCAAATACTTTATTCAAAATCTCGGTTGAATGAAGGTAATTCCCCTCCCAAGTTATATTACGGATAAAGTAACGAGGCCCTTCCTCAATGTTCATGACCAAATCAATGGTTTTGCCGTCGGCATTTTGGATGATTGAATCCGAAACAATCGTGGCATCCCGGAAACCGTTCTTGTTGTAAAGCTCAATGAGTTTCTCTTTGTCCTCGTCGTATTTTTTGGGGATAAATTTAGAAGGTGTAAACAAACGCCCGAAGCGCATTTGCTTGGTGCCTTTCATTTTGTTGCGTAGCTTCTGTTCGTAAATCTCAGTGCGTCCGTTGAAAACAATCTGACGAATTTTGACTTTGGGTCCTTTAGAAACAAATATTTTCAGGGTTGCATTTCCCCGGGTAGAATCCGTAATTTGGGCAATGCGTACTTTTACGTTCAAAAATCCTTTGTCCATAAAAAAGCGTTTCACGGCCAACTGCGTGTTTTTAATCATCGTGTTGGAAATAATACGCCCTTTGGGAAGTTTAATTTTGTCGTTAAGGGATTCCTGCTCTCCTTTACGGATTCCGTCGTAGGTTACTTTAAATAAGCGCGACTGCTCTTTAATATGAAGCTCAAGCCAGATTTGGTCGCCTTCAATCTTGCGGTAGAGCACTTCTACATCTTCGAGGATTTTCTGGTCCATCAATTTTTTGATGGCGCCAGTGATGGCATCTCCGGGGACTTTGATTTTATCACCAATTTTCAGCCCCGACATTGAAATCATGGAGTTGGGGTCCAAAAATTGATTTCCTGTCACAACGATGTCAGCAATGACGAGCTCTTTGGGATTGGCATAACTAACGGCATCTTCGACGGGCGCGGTTGTAGTACGTTGTCCAAGACCCAATTGTTGGGCCATTGCTGATACTACAGTGCATAGAAAAACGACCACAAAAGTTGCTAAGCGGCCGGGGCGGTTAAAATTTTTCATAGGTAGGTACACAATTCTTGCGCTCACGGTTCGGTATCAATTCTTTATAATTGCTTTGATTGTACGTGTTTCGAGTTTGATAAAGTAAGAAAAACAAGGGTAGAAATCCGTCGTAAAGAGCATTTTTATCCAAAATGGTATAACGATAAAAGTACGGCTTTATTTCGCATCGCTCAGAATCTGTTCGCTGGTTTTTCCGAATCGACGTTCCCGCTGCTGAAAAGACAAAATAGCTTCGTGCAGGTGGTTACGGCGAAAGTCAGGCCAAAATACATCGTCATAAAAATAGAGCTCTGCATAGGCCAATTGCCACAACAGGAAATTGCTGATTCGGTGGTCGCCTCCTGTCCGTAGCATCAGGTCTACTTCGGGGCGATCGAGGGTCGAAAGCTTGGAGTTCAGTAGGTTTTCGGTAATGTCTTCAGGGCGCAGCGTTCCTGCCTTTACTTCGCGGGCAAGCTGTTGGGTAGCCTGAACAATATCCCATTTTCCGCTGTAGCCGAGTGCTAAAATCAAATTAAGACCAGTGTTTTGGCTTGTCTTATCGATGGCTTCCTGAAGTTCACGCTGACAGGATTTAGGCAAGCTCTCGATGTCGCCAATGCTATTGAGTCGGACATTGTTTTTTTGCAATGTAGGTAATTCATCCGCAATGGTATGAACCAACAACTCCATCAGTGCCCGTACTTCTGCTTCTGGGCGGCCCCAGTTTTCGGTCGAGAAGGCATATAAGGTCAAGTATTCAACTCCCAGCTCTGCACAACCTTCGGTCGCTTCGCGTACTGCCTTGATGGCATTGCGATGTCCGAAAACCCGCATTGCGCCGCGTTGTTTGGCCCATCGTCCGTTGCCATCCATGATAATGGCAATGTGTTGAGGGAGTTTAGTACGGTCAATTTGATCTTTCATTACAAGGGATATTGAGTCGTTTCTTTGCTAAATCAGTAAGTAATAAAAAAAATAATGATAAGGCCCTGATTTATAGTTGACGACTAGAAATAGGGCAGCAAAGTTAGGTAAATTATCAGGGATTCAAAACTGGTCAACCAGTTGAATTTGAGTATTAGACCTTCTTATTTTTCCATTTTCCGCGTTTAAAAAGCACAATTCCGACTACAGCCAGCAATGATTCACTGAAAGCAACGGAAGTATAAACGCCTTCCGGGCCCATCTTGAGTTGTTTTGCGAGAATGTATGCCAGCGGAATTTCGACGGCCCAAAAGCAAAATAGGTTCATCAGCGTAGGCGTAAGGGTATCGCCAGCGCCGTTGAATGATTGACTGATGACCATCCCATAGGCAAAAAACAGGTAGCCCAAGCAAACGATTCGTAAGCAATTGACGCCCGTATTGACGGTTACCGGGTCGGCGTTGAACCAAGAAATAATGGGGCGGGAAAAAATGAAAAAGACGAGTGCAATGACGGCTAGAAAAAGAAAATTCAAAAAAGCTGCCCGCCACACTGAGGCTTCGGCGCGGTCGGGCTTGTTGGCTCCGAGGTTTTGACCTACCAGTGTGGCGGCGGCATTGGCCATACCCCACGAAGGTAAAATTGTGAACACAATGATACGGATTGCAATGGTATACCCTGCAACAATGCTCGGACCGAAATCAGAGAGGATGCGCGTCAGAAATACCCAACTCGCGGAGGAAATCAAAAACTGACCTGTTCCACCCGCGGCTACGCTCAGTAAATTACGAATGATGGCAAGATTGACTTTAAATTGGGTAGCCAATACTTGAATGGTTCCGGTGGTTTTGGCCAGCGCATTTAATTGGTACAATACGCCCACCGTACGGCCGATGGTGGTTGCCATCGCTGAGCCTGCCACGCCAAACGCAGGCACGGGCCCCCAACCAAAAATAAATAGAGGACAAAGCAAAATATTGATGCCGTTGGCAATCCAGAGAGAACGCATGGCAACGGCGGCATCTCCGCCGCCACGTAGCACCCCACTCAGCGTATAAAGGAGCATAATGGCGGGACTGCTCGCAAAAATGATTCTTGTAAAATCAGACCCAGAAGAAATTAATGCTGGAGAGCCTCCCATAGCGCGTAAAATGGCCTCAGCCCCAAAAAAACCGCCAAGTCCCATGGCTATTCCCAGCCCCAGCGAAACCAGAATGACCTGCGCGGCCGCGTGACCAGCTTCAATAAACTGTTTTTCGCCTACCCGCCTTGCTACAATGGCCGTGGCTGCGGTGCTTAGACCGATGGCAACGGAGTACACAAGCGTAAGCACCGACTCCGTAAGACCTACGGTTGCGATAGCATCAGTGCTGATTTTGGAAACAAAAAATACATCTACTACCGCAAACAGAGATTCCATGACCATTTCCAAAATCATGGGAACTGATAACAGAAAAATAGCGCGATTAATACTTCCAGAGGTGTATTCCTGTTCTTCGCCTTTGAGGGCTTGGAGCAATAACGTAAAGAATTTTTGCATGGCTGTAAATGAGAGTATTTCGTCGATTGGAACGATGAACGAAAACCGTTCAAAACACAAATTTACGAACTTTTTATATCCCACACCGAAATTCGTTTGTCATCGCTGGCCGAAATCAGCTGATTATCAAACGTTGACCAAAGAAGTTTGTTGATGGATGTGCCGTGCCCCGCGTGTCGAGCGCGGTCGATGACTTTGAGTAACTTAAAGGTAGTGGCGTCCCATACTTTAATAGATTTGTCCATGCTGCAAGTAGCCAGCCATTGCGCATTGGGACTATAAACAACGTGATTGATGGCAAAAAGATGCGCTACAACATCCTGATGCAGCCTGTACTTTTCGGATACATCCCATACTTTGAGGTGCGCATCCCGACTACCAGAAATTAAAAATCGCCCGTCGGGAGAATATTGTATCGTAAACACCGAATTGGTGTGTGCTACTAAGGTATAATGTAATACATGGTCGTCGAGGCCAAATATCCGGATTGTATGGTCACTGTACCCCACCGCGAGCTCGCGGGTGTGAGGGTTGATGCTGATACAACGGGCGCTTTGGTTAGAAGCTTTCAGGTGTTTACGGACCGCAAATTGGTCTTTGTCCATGATTAACACTACGCCGTCAGAAAGTCCAATAAATACCTGATTTTCAAAGAATTGAATATCAAAAATGGTAGTAGAGGTCAGGCGAATGGATGATACAACCTGCTTTTCATACGGTGCAATTCGTTGAATTCCTTCGTAGTTTTGCCCTACCCACAGTTGGTTCTGAACCGAGTCATACGCCATAGCATATACCGAAGCGGGCACTTGAGCCACCACTTCTCCCCAATCTGGACGGGTCAAATCCCAATGTACGACCAGACCATCGCCCGCTGCCGAGAAAAAATGGTGCGGTTGGAGGGCAGGTTGGAGGGCGTAAACACAATCTCGGTGCCCCGAAAACGTATCTATTTTTTGAACTTGAATTTTCGTCATGGCATAAATGAACTCCCGACCTGAGGTTGGATAAGTATAAAATTACGGGCTATATTTACGAATTACAATGAATAAGTACTTGATAACTCCTTTATAATGCCGCTGGTTCGTCAATGGACAGTTTTTGATGACTGTGAAATTTTAGTTTGGGAAATTGCCGAGACTCCCGAGGTGTTGCTTCAGAACGTGGTGGCGGAGGCCGAAGAGTGGGATGAATTCAAAACCATTTCTCACCCCCAAAAACAATTAGAGTGGTTGACGGGACGATATGTTATGCAATTGTTGGTGGAAAGTAAGGGCTGGCCGTATGAAGGAATGGTAAAAGATGAATACGGAAAACCCCATTTAAGACACCGAATCGCCGAGATTTCTATCACGCATACGGTTAAGTACGTAGGGGTTACGTTGCACCCTACCAAACCGCTCGGAATTGACATGGAACGCATGGCTGACAAACTGGCCCGTGTAGCACCTAAGTTTTTGTCAGAAAATGAAAAGTTGGAGGCGCAGATGGAGCTTCCAAAATTAGTAACCTACTGGTGCGCCAAAGAGGCCTTGTATAAACTGGACGGTGTCCGGCGGCTTAACTTCAAAAATCACATTTTTGTCGAACCTTACAAAGAAAATGATTCGTATTTGAGAGGCGCTATTACTTACCCTGAAACTCAACAACAATTGCATCAGTTGCATCGGTTTTGGGTGGAGGATTTCTGCGGGGTCGTGGCTATTTAATAGATATTGTATATTTATTCAGGCAAAGGTTCATTCAGAATTAAGGCCATTTTTTCTATTTCATTGACCTTGTCGGTATCTCCCGTTTTTTCAAACGCCAGCGTCAGATTACGAAGCACGCGTTTGAGAATGTCAAGATTACTGCAAGGTTGATAAAACGTCTCGTTGGATTTTAGATTCAGCTGGGCAATGTAGTGGTCAATGTCTGAGCGCATAAACACCAGCCCTTTGTTAAACACATTGATGTAAAACTGAATCGAGTCCTGTTTGTAAGTCAGAACAAATAGATTGGGCAAATTGACACCGTAAACGGGCATATTGAGCCTCTGCGCAATAATCATGTAGATACAGCAAAGGGAAATCGGATTCCCTTTCTTTGTTTCCAACACCACGTTAATCATGGAGTTGCCGGCCGAATGAAAATTTTTGGTATTGGAGCCAAACTTTAATTTTGAGAAAAAGACGTGGTTTAGCGCCCGAATTTGGTCGATTGGGTGCATATCAGTCTTAAATTCAAGCCAAGTTTCGTAATAAAACTGTTCAAAATCTGCGCGAATTTTTTCCAGTGAAAGGTCAGGATACTGATAAGTAGCCACAATCCACAACCCTTCCAAGAGGTCGACAGCTCCGCCGTTGTACCAATTGGTCAAGCGTTCGAGGGTCAATACGTATTGAAGTTCATGAATCAACTCCTCTATTTTTCGCTGTACGTCGGGGCTAAAGCCCGCACTTTCCCATTCATTCTCTAAAAAAGGAATGATTTTGCCTCCCTGTTGCCGAATTTCGCGTTCAACCAAACGAGATACTTCCTTGTCGTCGTCGTCGAGTAGCGAAACCAGCGCTTTGATTTCTTGCTCTGTCATACGGTATGATTTGGCGTTGTTGGCGATAAATAAAAACAATTTTTTTTCAGCGCCCAAATTTTATAGTTTTGTTACTCACTTTTTGCTCAATATATGAAAATATTAGTCACAGGCGGGGCGGGCTTTATTGGCTCACATACAGTCGTTGAATTACAAAAATCGGGTTTTGAACCTATCATCATTGACAATTTTAGCAATTCAGAGGAAAAAGTATTGGAAGGCCTCGAAAAAATAATTGGTAAGCCAGTTGTTTGCTACAAAGCAGATTGCAACGATGAAACCGCGTTGCGTGCGCTTTTTGAAAAGGAAAAAATTGGGGGAGTAATTCATTTTGCGGCCAACAAAGCCGTGGGAGAATCGGTCGAGAATCCGCTTCTTTATTACGGAAACAACATTGGTACTACTGTTCTTTTATTAAAATTAATGAAAGAGTATGGGGTACATAATTTTGTTTTTTCTTCTTCATGTACGGTTTATGGTCAACCCGACCATCTGCCCGTAACAGAAGCTACGCCGCGTCAGGAAGCGGCTTCGCCGTACGGCAACACCAAGAAAATATGCGAAGATATCATCCGTGATTTTATCTTTTCGAAGCCCGCCATGAAGGCCATTGCGTTGCGGTATTTCAATCCCGTGGGCGCCCACGAATCGGCCGAAATAGGGGAGTTGCCACGCGGAGTTCCGAGCAATCTGGTTCCTTACATTACCCAAACTGCGGCGGGCTTGCGTCAAAAATTGACCGTTTTTGGCAGTGATT encodes:
- the galE gene encoding UDP-glucose 4-epimerase GalE; its protein translation is MKILVTGGAGFIGSHTVVELQKSGFEPIIIDNFSNSEEKVLEGLEKIIGKPVVCYKADCNDETALRALFEKEKIGGVIHFAANKAVGESVENPLLYYGNNIGTTVLLLKLMKEYGVHNFVFSSSCTVYGQPDHLPVTEATPRQEAASPYGNTKKICEDIIRDFIFSKPAMKAIALRYFNPVGAHESAEIGELPRGVPSNLVPYITQTAAGLRQKLTVFGSDYNTPDGTCIRDFIHVVDLAKAHVKALELLAGVQEENFYDVFNIGTGEGVTVLQLIKTFEEVNNVKLNYSIGPRRPGDVEQIYAQVDKSREVMNWQTEKSLEDSLRDAWRWEQKLATRK